One Symphalangus syndactylus isolate Jambi chromosome 9, NHGRI_mSymSyn1-v2.1_pri, whole genome shotgun sequence DNA segment encodes these proteins:
- the DAPL1 gene encoding death-associated protein-like 1, translating into MANEVQDLLSPRKGGHPPAVKAGGMRISKKQEIGVLERHTKKTGFEKTSAIANVAKIQTLDALNDALEKLNHKFPATVHMAHQKPAPALEKVVPLKRIYIIQQPRKC; encoded by the exons ATGGCAAATGAAGTGCAAGACCTGCTCTCCCCTCGGAAAGGGGGACATCCTCCTGCAG TAAAAGCTGGAGGAATGAGAATTtccaaaaaacaagaaattggcGTCTTGGAGAGACATACCAAAAAAACAGGATTCGAGAAAACAAG TGCCATTGCAAATGTTGCCAAAATACAGACACTGGATGCCCTGAATGACGCACTGGAGAAG CTCAACCATAAATTTCCAGCAACAGTGCACATGGCGCATCAAAAACCCGCACCTGCTCTGGAAAAGGTTGTTCCACTGAAAAGGATCTACATTATTCAACAGCCTCGAAAATGTTAA